The Thunnus albacares chromosome 11, fThuAlb1.1, whole genome shotgun sequence genome contains a region encoding:
- the pou2f1b gene encoding POU domain, class 2, transcription factor 1b isoform X5: protein MADGGAASQDESSGPDAKVNNQSETTKCAMESGDGNTGIQINGLDFQRQTVPTTSAITSAHAQALLQQSKSEDSSALPTSVQQSVLPQTQLMLAGGQIAGLTLTPAHQQLLIQQAQAQILAAAVQHSASQQNSTTGASISASAAAPITQLPLSQPIQIASQLQQQNLGLPQFVLVQPGHPIATSLQPQFIISQTPPAQQGILQAPGFLTQLPQSQANPLPTQQSITLTTQPATPTRTTAATPIQTLPHSQTPPKRLDTPTLEEPSDLEELEQFAKTFKQRRIKLGFTQGDVGLAMGKLYGNDFSQTTISRFEALNLSFKNMCKLKPLLEKWLNDAENLTSDQGLSSPSALGSPGMGIEGINRRRKKRTSIETNIRVALEKSFLENQKPTSEEITMIADQLNMEKEVIRVWFCNRRQKEKRINPPSSGNSGGGNTPIKTIFTPSSPLVASTASLVSSPTINTPTTLTVNPVMPLTSTSVSSLSFTGTTVGATNTASVISTAPMVTTATSSPSLSPSPMSIQSTTAESKAGVHAHTVVTQAPSSIATTLGTGQVMVATSGLSAALQGAQLPTSASLAAMAAAAGLNPGLMAPSQFTPGGALLSLTPGGLGSALSPALMSNSTLATIQALASGGTIPITSLDGGNLLFANTSAGNTPNLVTTPLFLSPQNLSLLASNPVSLVSGAGGLQLTADAHHQATTAVPVQASTITTASKAQ, encoded by the exons ATGGCGGACGGAGGAGCAGCGAGTCAAGATGAGAGTTCAGGACCAG ATGCTAAAGTGAATAATCAGTCAGAAACTACTAAATGTGCAATGGAAAGTGGTGACGGGAACACCG GAATCCAAATCAATGGATTGGACTTTCAGAGGCAGACGGTGCCAACCACAAGTGCAATCACTAGCGCACATGCACAAGCCCTCCTCCAACAG TCTAAGTCGGAAGACTCGAGTGCTCTTCCGACCTCCGTCCAGCAGAGCGTATTGCCTCAAACCCAGCTAATGTTGGCCGGGGGACAGATTGCAGGA TTGACCCTGACCCCAGCACATCAGCAGCTGTTGATCCAGCAGGCACAAGCTCAGATCCTGGCTGCAGCCGTGCAGCATTCAGCTAGCCAGCAGAACAGCACCACTGGGGCCAGTATCTCAGCCTCCGCAGCCGCACCCATTACCCAGCTACCCCTGTCACAGCCAATCCAGATTGCTTCT CAGCTACAGCAGCAGAATCTTGGTCTGCCTCAGTTTGTTCTCGTGCAGCCCGGTCACCCGATCGCCACATCACTGCAGCCTCAGTTCATCATCTCACAGACACCGCCTGCCCAACAAG GCATATTGCAAGCCCCGGGTTTTCTAACTCAACTACCTCAAAGCCAAGCTAACCCCCTGCCGACTCAACAAAGCATCACCCTCACAACTCAG cCTGCAACTCCAACCCGCACAACAGCAGCCACACCTATTCAGACCCTGCCCCACAGTCAGACACCACCCAAACGGTTGGACACCCCCACTCTGGAGGAGCCTAGTGATCTGGaggaactggagcagtttgccAAGACCTTCAAACAGAGGCGTATCAAACTGGGCTTCacgcag GGGGATGTTGGCCTGGCCATGGGGAAGCTGTACGGAAACGACTTCAGCCAAACTACCATCTCTCGCTTTGAGGCCTTGAATCTGAGCTTTAAGAACATGTGCAAACTCAAGCCATTGCTGGAGAAGTGGCTCAATGATGCAG AGAACCTGACATCTGACCAGGGCCTGTCCAGCCCCAGTGCCCTGGGCTCCCCAGGCATGGGCATAGAGGGGATCAACCGCAGACGGAAGAAGAGGACCAGTATTGAGACCAACATCCGAGTGGCCTTAGAAAAAAGCTTTCTTGAG AACCAAAAACCTACCTCTGAGGAGATCACCATGATCGCTGACCAGCTCAACATGGAGAAGGAGGTGATTCGGGTCTGGTTCTGCAATCGCCggcagaaagagaagaggattAACCCCCCGAGCAGTGGCAACAGCGGAGGAGGCAACACCCCCATCAAAACCATCTTCACACCCAGTAGCCCTTTG GTGGCCAGCACAGCAAGCCTTGTGAGCAGTCCAACTATTAACACACCCACCACTCTGACTGTAAATCCAGTGATGCCTCTCACCAGCACCAGCGTCTCCAGTTTGTCTttcacag GCACGACAGTTGGAGCCACAAACACTGCATCTGTCATCTCCACTGCACCTATGGTTACCACAGCAACCAGCTCTCCATCATTAAGCCCGTCACCAATGAGTATTCAGTCCACGACTGCAGAGAGTAAAGCTGGTGTTCATGCGCATACCGTCGTCACCCAGGCCCCGTCGTCTATAGCCACCACTTTAGGGACGGGTCAGGTGATGGTGGCGACTTCAGGGCTGTCTGCGGCGCTGCAGGGTGCCCAGTTACCCACCAGTGCCAGCCTTGCTGCtatggctgctgctgcagggcTCAACCCAGGACTGATGGCCCCCTCCCAGTTCACCCCAGG GGGGGCCCTGCTCAGTCTGACTCCTGGTGGCCTTGGCAGTGCGCTGAGTCCTGCCCTCATGAGCAACAGCACCCTTGCCACCATCCAAG CTCTGGCATCGGGTGGGACGATCCCCATCACTTCTCTGGACGGTGGTAACCTGCTGTTTGCCAACACATCTGCTGGTAACACACCCAACCTGGTGACCACGCCGCTCTTCCTGAGCCCCCAGAACCTGTCGCTGCTCGCCAGCAACCCCGTCAGCCTGGTGTCCGGGGCGGGGGGGCTGCAGCTCACTGCTGATGCTCATCATCAAGCCACCACGGCTGTGCCTGTGCAAGCCTCGACCATTACCACTGCCTCcaaggctcagtga
- the pou2f1b gene encoding POU domain, class 2, transcription factor 1b isoform X4, which yields MADGGAASQDESSGPDAKVNNQSETTKCAMESGDGNTGIQINGLDFQRQTVPTTSAITSAHAQALLQQSKSEDSSALPTSVQQSVLPQTQLMLAGGQIAGLTLTPAHQQLLIQQAQAQILAAAVQHSASQQNSTTGASISASAAAPITQLPLSQPIQIASQLQQQNLGLPQFVLVQPGHPIATSLQPQFIISQTPPAQQGILQAPGFLTQLPQSQANPLPTQQSITLTTQPATPTRTTAATPIQTLPHSQTPPKRLDTPTLEEPSDLEELEQFAKTFKQRRIKLGFTQGDVGLAMGKLYGNDFSQTTISRFEALNLSFKNMCKLKPLLEKWLNDAENLTSDQGLSSPSALGSPGMGIEGINRRRKKRTSIETNIRVALEKSFLEQNQKPTSEEITMIADQLNMEKEVIRVWFCNRRQKEKRINPPSSGNSGGGNTPIKTIFTPSSPLVASTASLVSSPTINTPTTLTVNPVMPLTSTSVSSLSFTGTTVGATNTASVISTAPMVTTATSSPSLSPSPMSIQSTTAESKAGVHAHTVVTQAPSSIATTLGTGQVMVATSGLSAALQGAQLPTSASLAAMAAAAGLNPGLMAPSQFTPGGALLSLTPGGLGSALSPALMSNSTLATIQALASGGTIPITSLDGGNLLFANTSAGNTPNLVTTPLFLSPQNLSLLASNPVSLVSGAGGLQLTADAHHQATTAVPVQASTITTASKAQ from the exons ATGGCGGACGGAGGAGCAGCGAGTCAAGATGAGAGTTCAGGACCAG ATGCTAAAGTGAATAATCAGTCAGAAACTACTAAATGTGCAATGGAAAGTGGTGACGGGAACACCG GAATCCAAATCAATGGATTGGACTTTCAGAGGCAGACGGTGCCAACCACAAGTGCAATCACTAGCGCACATGCACAAGCCCTCCTCCAACAG TCTAAGTCGGAAGACTCGAGTGCTCTTCCGACCTCCGTCCAGCAGAGCGTATTGCCTCAAACCCAGCTAATGTTGGCCGGGGGACAGATTGCAGGA TTGACCCTGACCCCAGCACATCAGCAGCTGTTGATCCAGCAGGCACAAGCTCAGATCCTGGCTGCAGCCGTGCAGCATTCAGCTAGCCAGCAGAACAGCACCACTGGGGCCAGTATCTCAGCCTCCGCAGCCGCACCCATTACCCAGCTACCCCTGTCACAGCCAATCCAGATTGCTTCT CAGCTACAGCAGCAGAATCTTGGTCTGCCTCAGTTTGTTCTCGTGCAGCCCGGTCACCCGATCGCCACATCACTGCAGCCTCAGTTCATCATCTCACAGACACCGCCTGCCCAACAAG GCATATTGCAAGCCCCGGGTTTTCTAACTCAACTACCTCAAAGCCAAGCTAACCCCCTGCCGACTCAACAAAGCATCACCCTCACAACTCAG cCTGCAACTCCAACCCGCACAACAGCAGCCACACCTATTCAGACCCTGCCCCACAGTCAGACACCACCCAAACGGTTGGACACCCCCACTCTGGAGGAGCCTAGTGATCTGGaggaactggagcagtttgccAAGACCTTCAAACAGAGGCGTATCAAACTGGGCTTCacgcag GGGGATGTTGGCCTGGCCATGGGGAAGCTGTACGGAAACGACTTCAGCCAAACTACCATCTCTCGCTTTGAGGCCTTGAATCTGAGCTTTAAGAACATGTGCAAACTCAAGCCATTGCTGGAGAAGTGGCTCAATGATGCAG AGAACCTGACATCTGACCAGGGCCTGTCCAGCCCCAGTGCCCTGGGCTCCCCAGGCATGGGCATAGAGGGGATCAACCGCAGACGGAAGAAGAGGACCAGTATTGAGACCAACATCCGAGTGGCCTTAGAAAAAAGCTTTCTTGAG CAGAACCAAAAACCTACCTCTGAGGAGATCACCATGATCGCTGACCAGCTCAACATGGAGAAGGAGGTGATTCGGGTCTGGTTCTGCAATCGCCggcagaaagagaagaggattAACCCCCCGAGCAGTGGCAACAGCGGAGGAGGCAACACCCCCATCAAAACCATCTTCACACCCAGTAGCCCTTTG GTGGCCAGCACAGCAAGCCTTGTGAGCAGTCCAACTATTAACACACCCACCACTCTGACTGTAAATCCAGTGATGCCTCTCACCAGCACCAGCGTCTCCAGTTTGTCTttcacag GCACGACAGTTGGAGCCACAAACACTGCATCTGTCATCTCCACTGCACCTATGGTTACCACAGCAACCAGCTCTCCATCATTAAGCCCGTCACCAATGAGTATTCAGTCCACGACTGCAGAGAGTAAAGCTGGTGTTCATGCGCATACCGTCGTCACCCAGGCCCCGTCGTCTATAGCCACCACTTTAGGGACGGGTCAGGTGATGGTGGCGACTTCAGGGCTGTCTGCGGCGCTGCAGGGTGCCCAGTTACCCACCAGTGCCAGCCTTGCTGCtatggctgctgctgcagggcTCAACCCAGGACTGATGGCCCCCTCCCAGTTCACCCCAGG GGGGGCCCTGCTCAGTCTGACTCCTGGTGGCCTTGGCAGTGCGCTGAGTCCTGCCCTCATGAGCAACAGCACCCTTGCCACCATCCAAG CTCTGGCATCGGGTGGGACGATCCCCATCACTTCTCTGGACGGTGGTAACCTGCTGTTTGCCAACACATCTGCTGGTAACACACCCAACCTGGTGACCACGCCGCTCTTCCTGAGCCCCCAGAACCTGTCGCTGCTCGCCAGCAACCCCGTCAGCCTGGTGTCCGGGGCGGGGGGGCTGCAGCTCACTGCTGATGCTCATCATCAAGCCACCACGGCTGTGCCTGTGCAAGCCTCGACCATTACCACTGCCTCcaaggctcagtga
- the pou2f1b gene encoding POU domain, class 2, transcription factor 1b isoform X1, protein MADGGAASQDESSGPDAKVNNQSETTKCAMESGDGNTGIQINGLDFQRQTVPTTSAITSAHAQALLQQSKSEDSSALPTSVQQSVLPQTQLMLAGGQIAGLTLTPAHQQLLIQQAQAQILAAAVQHSASQQNSTTGASISASAAAPITQLPLSQPIQIASQLQQQNLGLPQFVLVQPGHPIATSLQPQFIISQTPPAQQGILQAPGFLTQLPQSQANPLPTQQSITLTTQPATPTRTTAATPIQTLPHSQTPPKRLDTPTLEEPSDLEELEQFAKTFKQRRIKLGFTQGDVGLAMGKLYGNDFSQTTISRFEALNLSFKNMCKLKPLLEKWLNDAVCAENLTSDQGLSSPSALGSPGMGIEGINRRRKKRTSIETNIRVALEKSFLEQNQKPTSEEITMIADQLNMEKEVIRVWFCNRRQKEKRINPPSSGNSGGGNTPIKTIFTPSSPLVASTASLVSSPTINTPTTLTVNPVMPLTSTSVSSLSFTGTTVGATNTASVISTAPMVTTATSSPSLSPSPMSIQSTTAESKAGVHAHTVVTQAPSSIATTLGTGQVMVATSGLSAALQGAQLPTSASLAAMAAAAGLNPGLMAPSQFTPGGALLSLTPGGLGSALSPALMSNSTLATIQALASGGTIPITSLDGGNLLFANTSAGNTPNLVTTPLFLSPQNLSLLASNPVSLVSGAGGLQLTADAHHQATTAVPVQASTITTASKAQ, encoded by the exons ATGGCGGACGGAGGAGCAGCGAGTCAAGATGAGAGTTCAGGACCAG ATGCTAAAGTGAATAATCAGTCAGAAACTACTAAATGTGCAATGGAAAGTGGTGACGGGAACACCG GAATCCAAATCAATGGATTGGACTTTCAGAGGCAGACGGTGCCAACCACAAGTGCAATCACTAGCGCACATGCACAAGCCCTCCTCCAACAG TCTAAGTCGGAAGACTCGAGTGCTCTTCCGACCTCCGTCCAGCAGAGCGTATTGCCTCAAACCCAGCTAATGTTGGCCGGGGGACAGATTGCAGGA TTGACCCTGACCCCAGCACATCAGCAGCTGTTGATCCAGCAGGCACAAGCTCAGATCCTGGCTGCAGCCGTGCAGCATTCAGCTAGCCAGCAGAACAGCACCACTGGGGCCAGTATCTCAGCCTCCGCAGCCGCACCCATTACCCAGCTACCCCTGTCACAGCCAATCCAGATTGCTTCT CAGCTACAGCAGCAGAATCTTGGTCTGCCTCAGTTTGTTCTCGTGCAGCCCGGTCACCCGATCGCCACATCACTGCAGCCTCAGTTCATCATCTCACAGACACCGCCTGCCCAACAAG GCATATTGCAAGCCCCGGGTTTTCTAACTCAACTACCTCAAAGCCAAGCTAACCCCCTGCCGACTCAACAAAGCATCACCCTCACAACTCAG cCTGCAACTCCAACCCGCACAACAGCAGCCACACCTATTCAGACCCTGCCCCACAGTCAGACACCACCCAAACGGTTGGACACCCCCACTCTGGAGGAGCCTAGTGATCTGGaggaactggagcagtttgccAAGACCTTCAAACAGAGGCGTATCAAACTGGGCTTCacgcag GGGGATGTTGGCCTGGCCATGGGGAAGCTGTACGGAAACGACTTCAGCCAAACTACCATCTCTCGCTTTGAGGCCTTGAATCTGAGCTTTAAGAACATGTGCAAACTCAAGCCATTGCTGGAGAAGTGGCTCAATGATGCAG TTTGTGCAGAGAACCTGACATCTGACCAGGGCCTGTCCAGCCCCAGTGCCCTGGGCTCCCCAGGCATGGGCATAGAGGGGATCAACCGCAGACGGAAGAAGAGGACCAGTATTGAGACCAACATCCGAGTGGCCTTAGAAAAAAGCTTTCTTGAG CAGAACCAAAAACCTACCTCTGAGGAGATCACCATGATCGCTGACCAGCTCAACATGGAGAAGGAGGTGATTCGGGTCTGGTTCTGCAATCGCCggcagaaagagaagaggattAACCCCCCGAGCAGTGGCAACAGCGGAGGAGGCAACACCCCCATCAAAACCATCTTCACACCCAGTAGCCCTTTG GTGGCCAGCACAGCAAGCCTTGTGAGCAGTCCAACTATTAACACACCCACCACTCTGACTGTAAATCCAGTGATGCCTCTCACCAGCACCAGCGTCTCCAGTTTGTCTttcacag GCACGACAGTTGGAGCCACAAACACTGCATCTGTCATCTCCACTGCACCTATGGTTACCACAGCAACCAGCTCTCCATCATTAAGCCCGTCACCAATGAGTATTCAGTCCACGACTGCAGAGAGTAAAGCTGGTGTTCATGCGCATACCGTCGTCACCCAGGCCCCGTCGTCTATAGCCACCACTTTAGGGACGGGTCAGGTGATGGTGGCGACTTCAGGGCTGTCTGCGGCGCTGCAGGGTGCCCAGTTACCCACCAGTGCCAGCCTTGCTGCtatggctgctgctgcagggcTCAACCCAGGACTGATGGCCCCCTCCCAGTTCACCCCAGG GGGGGCCCTGCTCAGTCTGACTCCTGGTGGCCTTGGCAGTGCGCTGAGTCCTGCCCTCATGAGCAACAGCACCCTTGCCACCATCCAAG CTCTGGCATCGGGTGGGACGATCCCCATCACTTCTCTGGACGGTGGTAACCTGCTGTTTGCCAACACATCTGCTGGTAACACACCCAACCTGGTGACCACGCCGCTCTTCCTGAGCCCCCAGAACCTGTCGCTGCTCGCCAGCAACCCCGTCAGCCTGGTGTCCGGGGCGGGGGGGCTGCAGCTCACTGCTGATGCTCATCATCAAGCCACCACGGCTGTGCCTGTGCAAGCCTCGACCATTACCACTGCCTCcaaggctcagtga
- the pou2f1b gene encoding POU domain, class 2, transcription factor 1b isoform X6, whose protein sequence is MLENTGGAKADAKVNNQSETTKCAMESGDGNTGIQINGLDFQRQTVPTTSAITSAHAQALLQQSKSEDSSALPTSVQQSVLPQTQLMLAGGQIAGLTLTPAHQQLLIQQAQAQILAAAVQHSASQQNSTTGASISASAAAPITQLPLSQPIQIASQLQQQNLGLPQFVLVQPGHPIATSLQPQFIISQTPPAQQGILQAPGFLTQLPQSQANPLPTQQSITLTTQPATPTRTTAATPIQTLPHSQTPPKRLDTPTLEEPSDLEELEQFAKTFKQRRIKLGFTQGDVGLAMGKLYGNDFSQTTISRFEALNLSFKNMCKLKPLLEKWLNDAVCAENLTSDQGLSSPSALGSPGMGIEGINRRRKKRTSIETNIRVALEKSFLEQNQKPTSEEITMIADQLNMEKEVIRVWFCNRRQKEKRINPPSSGNSGGGNTPIKTIFTPSSPLVASTASLVSSPTINTPTTLTVNPVMPLTSTSVSSLSFTGTTVGATNTASVISTAPMVTTATSSPSLSPSPMSIQSTTAESKAGVHAHTVVTQAPSSIATTLGTGQVMVATSGLSAALQGAQLPTSASLAAMAAAAGLNPGLMAPSQFTPGGALLSLTPGGLGSALSPALMSNSTLATIQALASGGTIPITSLDGGNLLFANTSAGNTPNLVTTPLFLSPQNLSLLASNPVSLVSGAGGLQLTADAHHQATTAVPVQASTITTASKAQ, encoded by the exons ATGCTGGAAAACACGGGTGGAGCAAAAGCGG ATGCTAAAGTGAATAATCAGTCAGAAACTACTAAATGTGCAATGGAAAGTGGTGACGGGAACACCG GAATCCAAATCAATGGATTGGACTTTCAGAGGCAGACGGTGCCAACCACAAGTGCAATCACTAGCGCACATGCACAAGCCCTCCTCCAACAG TCTAAGTCGGAAGACTCGAGTGCTCTTCCGACCTCCGTCCAGCAGAGCGTATTGCCTCAAACCCAGCTAATGTTGGCCGGGGGACAGATTGCAGGA TTGACCCTGACCCCAGCACATCAGCAGCTGTTGATCCAGCAGGCACAAGCTCAGATCCTGGCTGCAGCCGTGCAGCATTCAGCTAGCCAGCAGAACAGCACCACTGGGGCCAGTATCTCAGCCTCCGCAGCCGCACCCATTACCCAGCTACCCCTGTCACAGCCAATCCAGATTGCTTCT CAGCTACAGCAGCAGAATCTTGGTCTGCCTCAGTTTGTTCTCGTGCAGCCCGGTCACCCGATCGCCACATCACTGCAGCCTCAGTTCATCATCTCACAGACACCGCCTGCCCAACAAG GCATATTGCAAGCCCCGGGTTTTCTAACTCAACTACCTCAAAGCCAAGCTAACCCCCTGCCGACTCAACAAAGCATCACCCTCACAACTCAG cCTGCAACTCCAACCCGCACAACAGCAGCCACACCTATTCAGACCCTGCCCCACAGTCAGACACCACCCAAACGGTTGGACACCCCCACTCTGGAGGAGCCTAGTGATCTGGaggaactggagcagtttgccAAGACCTTCAAACAGAGGCGTATCAAACTGGGCTTCacgcag GGGGATGTTGGCCTGGCCATGGGGAAGCTGTACGGAAACGACTTCAGCCAAACTACCATCTCTCGCTTTGAGGCCTTGAATCTGAGCTTTAAGAACATGTGCAAACTCAAGCCATTGCTGGAGAAGTGGCTCAATGATGCAG TTTGTGCAGAGAACCTGACATCTGACCAGGGCCTGTCCAGCCCCAGTGCCCTGGGCTCCCCAGGCATGGGCATAGAGGGGATCAACCGCAGACGGAAGAAGAGGACCAGTATTGAGACCAACATCCGAGTGGCCTTAGAAAAAAGCTTTCTTGAG CAGAACCAAAAACCTACCTCTGAGGAGATCACCATGATCGCTGACCAGCTCAACATGGAGAAGGAGGTGATTCGGGTCTGGTTCTGCAATCGCCggcagaaagagaagaggattAACCCCCCGAGCAGTGGCAACAGCGGAGGAGGCAACACCCCCATCAAAACCATCTTCACACCCAGTAGCCCTTTG GTGGCCAGCACAGCAAGCCTTGTGAGCAGTCCAACTATTAACACACCCACCACTCTGACTGTAAATCCAGTGATGCCTCTCACCAGCACCAGCGTCTCCAGTTTGTCTttcacag GCACGACAGTTGGAGCCACAAACACTGCATCTGTCATCTCCACTGCACCTATGGTTACCACAGCAACCAGCTCTCCATCATTAAGCCCGTCACCAATGAGTATTCAGTCCACGACTGCAGAGAGTAAAGCTGGTGTTCATGCGCATACCGTCGTCACCCAGGCCCCGTCGTCTATAGCCACCACTTTAGGGACGGGTCAGGTGATGGTGGCGACTTCAGGGCTGTCTGCGGCGCTGCAGGGTGCCCAGTTACCCACCAGTGCCAGCCTTGCTGCtatggctgctgctgcagggcTCAACCCAGGACTGATGGCCCCCTCCCAGTTCACCCCAGG GGGGGCCCTGCTCAGTCTGACTCCTGGTGGCCTTGGCAGTGCGCTGAGTCCTGCCCTCATGAGCAACAGCACCCTTGCCACCATCCAAG CTCTGGCATCGGGTGGGACGATCCCCATCACTTCTCTGGACGGTGGTAACCTGCTGTTTGCCAACACATCTGCTGGTAACACACCCAACCTGGTGACCACGCCGCTCTTCCTGAGCCCCCAGAACCTGTCGCTGCTCGCCAGCAACCCCGTCAGCCTGGTGTCCGGGGCGGGGGGGCTGCAGCTCACTGCTGATGCTCATCATCAAGCCACCACGGCTGTGCCTGTGCAAGCCTCGACCATTACCACTGCCTCcaaggctcagtga
- the pou2f1b gene encoding POU domain, class 2, transcription factor 1b isoform X3: protein MADGGAASQDESSGPDAKVNNQSETTKCAMESGDGNTGIQINGLDFQRQTVPTTSAITSAHAQALLQQSKSEDSSALPTSVQQSVLPQTQLMLAGGQIAGLTLTPAHQQLLIQQAQAQILAAAVQHSASQQNSTTGASISASAAAPITQLPLSQPIQIASQLQQQNLGLPQFVLVQPGHPIATSLQPQFIISQTPPAQQGILQAPGFLTQLPQSQANPLPTQQSITLTTQPATPTRTTAATPIQTLPHSQTPPKRLDTPTLEEPSDLEELEQFAKTFKQRRIKLGFTQGDVGLAMGKLYGNDFSQTTISRFEALNLSFKNMCKLKPLLEKWLNDAVCAENLTSDQGLSSPSALGSPGMGIEGINRRRKKRTSIETNIRVALEKSFLENQKPTSEEITMIADQLNMEKEVIRVWFCNRRQKEKRINPPSSGNSGGGNTPIKTIFTPSSPLVASTASLVSSPTINTPTTLTVNPVMPLTSTSVSSLSFTGTTVGATNTASVISTAPMVTTATSSPSLSPSPMSIQSTTAESKAGVHAHTVVTQAPSSIATTLGTGQVMVATSGLSAALQGAQLPTSASLAAMAAAAGLNPGLMAPSQFTPGGALLSLTPGGLGSALSPALMSNSTLATIQALASGGTIPITSLDGGNLLFANTSAGNTPNLVTTPLFLSPQNLSLLASNPVSLVSGAGGLQLTADAHHQATTAVPVQASTITTASKAQ from the exons ATGGCGGACGGAGGAGCAGCGAGTCAAGATGAGAGTTCAGGACCAG ATGCTAAAGTGAATAATCAGTCAGAAACTACTAAATGTGCAATGGAAAGTGGTGACGGGAACACCG GAATCCAAATCAATGGATTGGACTTTCAGAGGCAGACGGTGCCAACCACAAGTGCAATCACTAGCGCACATGCACAAGCCCTCCTCCAACAG TCTAAGTCGGAAGACTCGAGTGCTCTTCCGACCTCCGTCCAGCAGAGCGTATTGCCTCAAACCCAGCTAATGTTGGCCGGGGGACAGATTGCAGGA TTGACCCTGACCCCAGCACATCAGCAGCTGTTGATCCAGCAGGCACAAGCTCAGATCCTGGCTGCAGCCGTGCAGCATTCAGCTAGCCAGCAGAACAGCACCACTGGGGCCAGTATCTCAGCCTCCGCAGCCGCACCCATTACCCAGCTACCCCTGTCACAGCCAATCCAGATTGCTTCT CAGCTACAGCAGCAGAATCTTGGTCTGCCTCAGTTTGTTCTCGTGCAGCCCGGTCACCCGATCGCCACATCACTGCAGCCTCAGTTCATCATCTCACAGACACCGCCTGCCCAACAAG GCATATTGCAAGCCCCGGGTTTTCTAACTCAACTACCTCAAAGCCAAGCTAACCCCCTGCCGACTCAACAAAGCATCACCCTCACAACTCAG cCTGCAACTCCAACCCGCACAACAGCAGCCACACCTATTCAGACCCTGCCCCACAGTCAGACACCACCCAAACGGTTGGACACCCCCACTCTGGAGGAGCCTAGTGATCTGGaggaactggagcagtttgccAAGACCTTCAAACAGAGGCGTATCAAACTGGGCTTCacgcag GGGGATGTTGGCCTGGCCATGGGGAAGCTGTACGGAAACGACTTCAGCCAAACTACCATCTCTCGCTTTGAGGCCTTGAATCTGAGCTTTAAGAACATGTGCAAACTCAAGCCATTGCTGGAGAAGTGGCTCAATGATGCAG TTTGTGCAGAGAACCTGACATCTGACCAGGGCCTGTCCAGCCCCAGTGCCCTGGGCTCCCCAGGCATGGGCATAGAGGGGATCAACCGCAGACGGAAGAAGAGGACCAGTATTGAGACCAACATCCGAGTGGCCTTAGAAAAAAGCTTTCTTGAG AACCAAAAACCTACCTCTGAGGAGATCACCATGATCGCTGACCAGCTCAACATGGAGAAGGAGGTGATTCGGGTCTGGTTCTGCAATCGCCggcagaaagagaagaggattAACCCCCCGAGCAGTGGCAACAGCGGAGGAGGCAACACCCCCATCAAAACCATCTTCACACCCAGTAGCCCTTTG GTGGCCAGCACAGCAAGCCTTGTGAGCAGTCCAACTATTAACACACCCACCACTCTGACTGTAAATCCAGTGATGCCTCTCACCAGCACCAGCGTCTCCAGTTTGTCTttcacag GCACGACAGTTGGAGCCACAAACACTGCATCTGTCATCTCCACTGCACCTATGGTTACCACAGCAACCAGCTCTCCATCATTAAGCCCGTCACCAATGAGTATTCAGTCCACGACTGCAGAGAGTAAAGCTGGTGTTCATGCGCATACCGTCGTCACCCAGGCCCCGTCGTCTATAGCCACCACTTTAGGGACGGGTCAGGTGATGGTGGCGACTTCAGGGCTGTCTGCGGCGCTGCAGGGTGCCCAGTTACCCACCAGTGCCAGCCTTGCTGCtatggctgctgctgcagggcTCAACCCAGGACTGATGGCCCCCTCCCAGTTCACCCCAGG GGGGGCCCTGCTCAGTCTGACTCCTGGTGGCCTTGGCAGTGCGCTGAGTCCTGCCCTCATGAGCAACAGCACCCTTGCCACCATCCAAG CTCTGGCATCGGGTGGGACGATCCCCATCACTTCTCTGGACGGTGGTAACCTGCTGTTTGCCAACACATCTGCTGGTAACACACCCAACCTGGTGACCACGCCGCTCTTCCTGAGCCCCCAGAACCTGTCGCTGCTCGCCAGCAACCCCGTCAGCCTGGTGTCCGGGGCGGGGGGGCTGCAGCTCACTGCTGATGCTCATCATCAAGCCACCACGGCTGTGCCTGTGCAAGCCTCGACCATTACCACTGCCTCcaaggctcagtga